The Perca fluviatilis chromosome 24, GENO_Pfluv_1.0, whole genome shotgun sequence genome has a window encoding:
- the LOC120554612 gene encoding calcipressin-1-like isoform X1 codes for MQPVERGEATVDVKFTELPSALIACKVPQSLFNEGGVKTVKTEQKAFSQKRSKRCQSPELAPFSPVILGKSTLLRPPQFSPASASSSSSLTPSPQPLRAVSASWRCARSSGIRCKRFCLPGSPGMHIKTTRCNRFCLVASVTNQEVFSRPEAQAGFESLFRSFDPAVQFQYFKSFRRARISFSDAPAAAEARLRLHKTDFNGKEMRLYFAQSVHIGSPRLMPPKPDKQFLISPPASPPVGWEQSNDAMPVINYDLLCAISKLGPGEQYELQTATPTTPSVVVHICEDERGGDTSTPDDSDPDDQPRPLRPRIIQTRRPDFGDDQ; via the exons ATGCAGCCGGTGGAGAGGGGAGAGGCGACGGTGGATGTGAAGTTCACCGAGCTACCGAGCGCCCTGATAGCCTGTAAAGTCCCGCAGAGTCTGTTCAACGAAGGCGGCGTGAAG ACTGTGAAGACAGAACAGAAAGCTTTCTCACAGAAAAGATCCAAAAGGTGTCAGAGTCCAGAGCTGGCTCCCTTCTCGCCCGTCATCCTGGGGAAGTCAACGCTCCTCCGACCCCCCCAGTTTTCCCCGGCCTcggcctcttcctcttcctccctgacGCCCTCGCCACAACCACTCAGGGCGGTTTCAGCGTCCTGGCGTTGCGCCCGTAGTTCGGGTATCAGGTGTAAAAGGTTTTGCCTCCCCGGATCGCCCGGCATGCACATCAAGACCACCAGGTGTAACCGCTTCTGCCTGGTTGCCTCGGTGACCAACCAGGAAGTGTTCAGCCGTCCCGAGGCCCAG gcgGGTTTTGAGTCCTTGTTCCGGTCCTTTGACCCGGCGGTGCAGTTCCAGTACTTCAAGTCGTTCCGGCGAGCGCGGATCAGTTTCAGCGATGCTCCGGCGGCGGCCGAGGCCAGACTCCGCCTCCACAAGACGGACTTCAACGGCAAAGAGATGAGACTGTACTTCGCCCAG TCGGTGCACATCGGGAGTCCTCGGCTGATGCCTCCTAAACCAGATAAACAGTTTCTGATCTCTCCGCCGGCGTCGCCGCCCGTCGGCTGGGAGCAGTCCAACGACGCCATGCCCGTCATCAACTATGACCTGCTGTGTGCCATCTCCAAGCTCGGACCAG GGGAACAGTACGAGCTGCAAACGGCCACGCCCACCACGCCGAGTGTCGTCGTCCACATCTGCGAGGACGAGCGCGGCGGCGACACCTCCACCCCTGACGACAGCGACCCCGACGACCAGCCCCGCCCCCTGCGGCCGCGGATCATCCAGACGCGGCGGCCGGACTTTGGAGACGATCAGTGA
- the LOC120554612 gene encoding calcipressin-1-like isoform X2, with the protein MQPVERGEATVDVKFTELPSALIACKVPQSLFNEGGVKAGFESLFRSFDPAVQFQYFKSFRRARISFSDAPAAAEARLRLHKTDFNGKEMRLYFAQSVHIGSPRLMPPKPDKQFLISPPASPPVGWEQSNDAMPVINYDLLCAISKLGPGEQYELQTATPTTPSVVVHICEDERGGDTSTPDDSDPDDQPRPLRPRIIQTRRPDFGDDQ; encoded by the exons ATGCAGCCGGTGGAGAGGGGAGAGGCGACGGTGGATGTGAAGTTCACCGAGCTACCGAGCGCCCTGATAGCCTGTAAAGTCCCGCAGAGTCTGTTCAACGAAGGCGGCGTGAAG gcgGGTTTTGAGTCCTTGTTCCGGTCCTTTGACCCGGCGGTGCAGTTCCAGTACTTCAAGTCGTTCCGGCGAGCGCGGATCAGTTTCAGCGATGCTCCGGCGGCGGCCGAGGCCAGACTCCGCCTCCACAAGACGGACTTCAACGGCAAAGAGATGAGACTGTACTTCGCCCAG TCGGTGCACATCGGGAGTCCTCGGCTGATGCCTCCTAAACCAGATAAACAGTTTCTGATCTCTCCGCCGGCGTCGCCGCCCGTCGGCTGGGAGCAGTCCAACGACGCCATGCCCGTCATCAACTATGACCTGCTGTGTGCCATCTCCAAGCTCGGACCAG GGGAACAGTACGAGCTGCAAACGGCCACGCCCACCACGCCGAGTGTCGTCGTCCACATCTGCGAGGACGAGCGCGGCGGCGACACCTCCACCCCTGACGACAGCGACCCCGACGACCAGCCCCGCCCCCTGCGGCCGCGGATCATCCAGACGCGGCGGCCGGACTTTGGAGACGATCAGTGA